The DNA region TGTGTTCTGCGCTAACAACGCGTACAGCGATGGAATAATGAAGATGGTTAAGAACGCTGATAAAGCGACTCCTGCGAAAATAACTGTACCAATCACCATTCGGCTTTCAGCGCCTGGGCCGCTACCCAGAATGAGTGGTACCGCACTCATCAGCGTTGTGAATGCCGTCATGACAATTGGACGCAAACGTTGTTGTGCACCTTTCACAATCGCTTCATCAAACTTCATGCCGGCATCACGCAACTGGTTCGTGAATTCAACAATCAAAATACCATTTTTAGCGGCAAGGCCGATTAACATCACAATACCAATTTGGCTGTAAATATTGATCGTCATACCTGTCACATAGAGCCCGATAATAGCTCCCAAGAATGCAATTGGAACCATTAACATGATCACTAATGGATGCACAAAGCTCTCGAATTGTGCCGCCAGCACTAAGTAAGCCACGAGCAACGCCAAGACAAAGACGAATATGACAGAGCTACCACTCTCTTTGTACATTTGTGACTCGCCTTTGTAGTCAATCGATACGTCATCTGGAAGTTCAGTGCGAACAATCTCTTCAAGATACGCCAACGCTTCACCGAGTGAATAGCCCTCGGCTAAATTCGCTTCGATAGTGATACTACGCATGCGGTTATAGCGATTCAGTGAGCCTGATGTGGCTTGCTCTTCAACGGTCACTAAGTTCGATAAAGGAATAAGCTGATTCGAGCTGTTCGAACGAACGTAGATATTATCGATTGCCGTCGGGCTGCGATAATCTGAACGCTCCCCCTCAAGAATCACATCGTATTCTTCACCTCTATCGAGATAGGTTGTTGCACGACGTTGACCCAGCATGGTTTCTAGCGTGCGACCAATATCACCAACCGATACACCGAGATCTGACGCGCGCTCTTGGTTAATGCGAATTAATAATTGCGGAAGCGTCGCTTTGTAATCGCTATCAAGATCCATTAGGTTCGGATTCTGACTCGCCTTCTCAATCACAATATCGCGATACGCCGCAAGCTGCTCGTAAGTGTTACCTTGCAACACAAATTGCACTGGACGACCGTTGCCACCGCTGATGCCGCTTCGCATAAAGGCAAAAGCACGTACGCCCGTCACATTATTAAGCTGTTTCGATACCTCATCCATCAATTCAAAGGTTGACCATTCGCGCTCTTCAAACGGCACCGCACCAACAATTGCAACACCGGCAGAGTTACCCCAACCTGGTGAACGGATAATTAATCGATCGATTTTACCTTGATCGATATAAGGCATCAAAATACTCTCGATTTCGCGCATATTTGCTGAGTTCGATTCAAAGCTTGCCCCTTCTTCACTGCGCACCATCACATAGAAGGTGCCGCGATCTTCAGGCGGAACAAACTCCTGCTCAACAAATTGCATCATGCCGTAAGATAACACCCCCGCTAGGATAATGAGGGCTGCAGACATCCATGGATATACCAAGGTGCGCTTCAGTACACGAACGTATCCTGACTCAACCCAAGCAAACACTTTATCGATAATTTGGCCGAATTTACTCGAACGCTCTTTTTTATGAAGAATTTTCGAGCTGAGCATTGGTGACAAAGTTAAAGCCGCGATACTTGAGAACGCGACGGCGGCGGCAATCGCCAATGCAAACTCGGTAAACAGCTGACCAATGTTGCCATCCAAGAACGCTAGCGGCACGAATACTGAAATAAGAACCAAAGTAGTCGCGACCACAGCGAAGCCAACTTCACGAGCACCTCGGTAGGCCGCAAGCAACGGCGGCTCACCCGCTTCAATACGACGATAGATGTTCTCTAAAACAACAATCGAGTCATCAACCACAAGGCCGATGGCCAATACTAATGCTAACAACGTCAGCAAGTTGATCGAGAAGCCCATGGCAAACAGCGCGATATACGAGGCGATAACCGCAACAGGAACCGTTAAAGCCGGAATGAGTGTGGCACGAATGTTCCCCAGGAACATATAGATAACAACAACCACCAATCCCATGGCAATGCCGAGCGTATTGTATACTTCGTCAATGGAGCCTTTGATGAAGATTGACGAGTCATAACTCGGAACAATGAACATCGTCTCAGGGAGCGTTTGAGAAATCGTATCAATTTCTTTTTTAACGTTGTCCACAACCTCCAGTGTATTGGCTTTCGACTGTTTAATAATACCGATACCAATCATGTTGATACCGTTACCACGGAAATCGGTTTTGTCGTTCTCTGACCCCATTTCAATACGCGCAACTTCCGCCAATCGCACCAACTGACCATTGTCGCCACGTTTAATCGTTAAACGTTTAAAATGTTCGGGCGTCAGATAAGTCCGTGCGACACGAACAGTAAACTCACGGTCGATTGATTCAACTTCACCTGCAGGTAACTCAACGTTCTCTGAACGCAAGCGACTCTCGATGTCAGTGACGGTAATGTTTCGGGCAGCCATTGCATCACGGTCAAGCCAGATTCGCATCGCATAACGACGCTCACCACCAAGCTGCACACGCGCAACGCCATCCACAACAGATAACCGATCGGCAATGTAACGGTCAGCATAATCCGTTAGCTCAAGTACCGACATGGTTTCACTACGCAAGTTGTACCAGACGATAGTACTTTCATCGGAGTTTGCCTTCGAAACTTCCGGTGGGTCGACTTGCTCGGGGAGGTTATCGAGCACGCGCGAAACACGATCACGAACATCATTAGCTGCGGCATCAATATCACGGGATAATTCAAACTCAATGCTAATACGTGAGCGACCATTACGGCTGCTCGAGTTGATGTTTTTTATTCCTTCAATACCACTAATACGATCTTCAATTACTTGGGTAATTTGGGTTTCAACGATATCTGCAGAAGCACCCGTGTAACTGGTATCAATGGATACAACAGGCGGATCAATATCAGGATATTCGCGAAGTGGCAGCATCGTAAACGCAACGATACCAAACACGATAAGTAATATATTTACAACTGAGGCAAAAACCGGACGTTTAACCGAAACATCTGAGAGCAACATGTGTGTTAACCCTCCCGAACTGTGACAGCAACGCCATCGCGCAGACGCACCATTCCTTCGGTTACGATTTTGTCACCAGGCTTAATACCCTCGATAACCTCTACAATACCGGGCTTGCGGCGCCCCAGGGTAACCAACGTCTGATGAGCGATATTATTTTCATCAATCACATATACGTAAGTGCGATCATTGATAGGAACGATAGCTTTTTCCGGCAGAATCATGGTTTCGTCAACGCTACGCAGTAAGTTAACCCGCAACAACATACCTGGACGCAATTTATTGTCGTCATTTGGCAACGTAGCGCGAACCAAAATAGAACGCGTCAACGGATCGACACGCGAATCAATGCTGCGAATTTCTCCACGAAACTCTTCGCCGGGATAAGCACCACTACGGGCAGCGACAGCTTGACCAACACGCAAGCTTGCAAAGAATAGTTCAGGTACATTGAAATCGAGTTTGATTGGGGTGACATCGTCAAGTGTGGTGATTTGTTCACCGGGCGAGACTAAAGAACCAACGCTGACATGACGAATTCCGAGTCGACCGTCAAAGGGCGCAACAATTCGCTTCTGCGCCAGTCGCGTTTCAGCAACTTCCAATTCGGCGATGATTTCTTTTACTAGCACGTCTTGTGCTTCAAGCTGCTGTTGTGACGCAGCGTTCTGGCGACGCAAGTCAACCAAGCGTTGATATTGGCGGTTTGCTTCTGCCAAACGGAATTTTAATTCTTGAACAACCGCATTTTCTTCACGAGAATCGAGCTCAACCAATACATCGCCCGCTTTAACCACGTCACCGTCGTCAAAGTGAACGGCCATGACAATATCCTGCGCTTGTGCGGTCACAACGATAGATTCGTTCGCTTGTGCGGTACCTAACGCTTCAATGACATCTCGAAACTCACTGATTTGTGCGGATTGAACACGCACTGGTACGGCGTTTTGCGGGCGTTCTTCTTTGCCAGCGTTAGGGTCTGCAAAGCCAAAAAAGTAGGCTGCAGCGGCTGCCACAAGTACGAGTATGATGGTGATCGGGTTAAATAAATTTCGTGCTGCCATAAATCCCTCAGGTTACCACTTTGGCTTCATGTCATGGTCTGACACTATTGTAACCTAGGGATTCAACGCGGCATCCCCGCTCATCGGACAATAAGCGGGGTTTACCGCAAATAACAATTACTTGTGGTAAGCGGGACTCAGCTTATGCACCGCTTCGATAAAAGCTGCTGCATGATCTGGATTTACTTCTGGATGAATACCATGCCCTAAGTTAAAGACATGACCATGACCGTGACCATAACTTTCTAAGATGGTCGCCACTTCAGCTTCGATACGAGCTGGGGGCGCATACAATACACTCGGATCCATATTCCCTTGCAGTGCAACTTTGTCGTTTACGGCGGCACGAGCAGTTCCCAAGTCGGTGGTCCAGTCAACACCCAACGCATCACAGCCAGTCGCTGCCATATCACCGAGCCAAGCGCCACCGTTCTTGGTAAACAAGGTCACCGGTACCTGCCGACCATCTGCATGACGGGTTAAACCGTTCACGATTTGCTGCATATACTTCAATGAAAATTCGCGGTAATCGCGTGGACTTAGAACGCCACCCCAAGTGTCAAATATCATGACGGCTTGAGCCCCGGCGGCAATTTGCGCATTCAAGTAACTGGTCACTGATTGAGCTAGTTTATCTAACAATAAATGCATTGCCTCCGGCTCACTGAACATCAGTTTTTTCACTTCACTGAAATTCTTTGTGCTACCCCCCTCAACCATATAAGTTGCGAGTGTCCACGGGCTACCAGAGAAACCAATCAGCGGCACTTGGCCATTTAATTCGCGGCGAATGGTACGCACCGCATCCATAACATAACGCAGCTCTTGTTCTGGGTCTGGTACACCAAGCTTCTGAATACTCGCGATATCACGGACGGGGCGCTCAAATTTTGGCCCTTCACCTGTTTCAAAGTAAAGCCCAAGGCCCATTGCGTCTGGAATGGTCAGAATGTCTGAGAATAAAATGGCGGCATCTAACGGAAAACGGCGTAACGGTTGCAAAGTCACTTCGCAGGCAAGCTCTGCGTTTTTACACAGCGCCATAAAATCACCGGCCTGCTTACGCACTTCACGATACTCTGGCAAATAGCGTCCTGCCTGGCGCATCATCCAAATAGGTGTGCGCTCCGTCGGCTGGCGCAGCAGCGCACGAAGATACAAATCGTTTTTCAGTTCAGACTTTGCTTCAGACATCGTATATATCCAAGTTACCCGTTAAATTTTGCCGCATATTTTATCAGCATTAAGATTTTCTTTCCTGATCAATTTCAGCTTTTAGGCGCATGATCAGTTTATTTGCAATCGTTCCCTCTTGCGGTATTCGCGGTAGTTTATTGATGTCATACCAACCGCCTTCTTCCAATTCAAACGGATCAATACGAATATCACCACTTTCCCATTCCGCAATGAACCCAATCATGAGTGAATTCGGAAACGGCCATGACTGACTGGCAACATAGCGCGGATTTTTAATACGCACACCAGCTTCCTCCATCACTTCACGTACAAGGGTTTGTTCAAGGGGCTCACCAGCCTCAACAAAACCAGCTAATACCGAATACAAACCTTCGGGATGACGCTTGCCTCGAGCCAACAGAATTTGATTGTTTTTACGAATCGCAACAATGATACATGGCGAAATACGGGGGTAGCAGCGGTGTTGGCAACTATGACAGTGCATCGCTATTTCCCAATCAACCGCCTGCATGCGCGCGCCACAGCGTCCGCAAAAACGATGCGTCGCTAAGAAGTCGGCAATTTGTTTGGCCCGCGCAGCCATCGCGAATAACTCGTCATCAGAACCGATAATTAACTCTCTAACACTTAAAAACTCACCCACAGCAGTAAAATTGGTGTCACCGAAATCGGCAATCACCAAATAGCAATGTCGCTCGCGTAATTCACCAATAAAAACGGTTTTGTATTCATTCAAATCTGGCAACGGTAAGTCTTCAAGAAGCCCATGTGGTATCTGTTTCGCTTCGGTCATGAGCAGCTCACCACCGGAAATCACAAACCACCATACAGGTTCGTCTTGCGCTGGGCGTTGATATGGTTTCGTCATGTAAAATAACCTGAAAGTCAGCGAAAATAGTTGACGCTAGCTTAGCATCATCAGTAGATTGGTGGCTATCAATCAAACGGAGATACACATGTTAAAGCGTAACGAGCAGGCCAAGCAACGCTGGGGAGGCGCCCATGCTGCGGTTGATACCTGGTTACAAGAACGACAAGCCATGCTTATCGAATACTTCAAACTAGCTGGACTACCTCCCTATGAGCGCGAAGCGCATGCGCTTCCGGCAACGCAAAACATCACTCACTTCTGTGAACTTCTCATGGACTACATTTCAGCGGGGCACTTTGAGGTATTCGACACAATCATCCGCAATAGCCAGAAGGCGCCAGAGTCAACACGCGAACTAGCCGATGAGCTTTTCCCATTAATCGGTGATACAACTGAAATTGCACTCGACTTTAATGACAATTATGGTGATGTGACGCCGGAATCTGAGCTCAATGGATTTGATCGAGATTTATCGAACTTAGGTGAAGCGCTTGAGCTACGAATGGAATTTGAGGACCGTTTATTAAATACGCTAGAGCAGCATCAGCTACTCTAGCGTGATATTAGCGAAGCAAGAAGGGTTTTATTGCTTCGCGTCAATTTCTACATCAGCTTCTTCTTCAGTCGCTTCTGGATCAACAATGTTGAGCAGTTCAACTTCAAAGATTAACGTTGAGTTTGGTGGAATCTGACCATTACCCGCGCCACGCTCACCATAAGCAAGATCTGACGGGATGACAAAACGGTATTTATCGCCAACGCTCATCAATTGAACGCCTTCAGTCCAACCAGCAATAACACGATTCAATGGTAATACTAGTGGCTCGCCACGCTCTACTGAGCTATCGAACACTTCGCCGTTTACCAACGTACCGTGATAATGAACTTCAACTAAATCAGTTGCAGCCGGTTGTGCACCACCTTCAGGGCCTTCTTGCAAAACTTCATACTGTAGGCCTGATTCAGTAACGGTAACGCCTTCTTTATTAGCGTTTTCTGCTTGATAAGCTTCACCTTCAGCCTGAGCCTTGCCACCAATAACAGTCGCTGTTTGCTCAGCAATCTGAGTTTGCATGGTCGTGATCAATTCTTCAGCTTCTGCTTGTGAAATTTTGGCATCACCTTTAATAGCATCAACAAAACCGGCAATCACGAGTTCACGATTTAATACGAATTCGGCTTGCTCTTGACGCTCAAGCGTTTCGCCAACGTATTCACCCAAGGTAGAACCAAAGGCATACGCCATTTTATCTTGTTCAGCCTCTGGTGCAGCTTCGCTAACAGGAAACTTCTCCTGCTGCATACATCCAGTTACGGCAAGCGCGATGATAGTCAGCGCTAAAGGCTTTTTAAATTGCTTCATTTATTGTCTCCAGGATTGAATTCTCTGTCAGAGTAAGTTGTAATTCGTCGCGCTGAATATACTACACACAATTAGGGGTGTTTGCCTATGGCTGCGCAACACGAACATGATCTATCACGACGTATCGCCGATTTAGAAAGCCAATTGGCATTCCAAGAAGATACCATTGAAACATTGAATCAATTGGTGACGCAACAAGCGGGCGAATTACAGCATCTGCAACGTAAGATGCAATTAATGGCCGAAAAGTTCCAACAAATGAGCGATCGCGATGGCGGAACGTCGACTGATCCTGCTGACGACATTCCACCGCATTACTAACCTGAACAAAACTTGACCGCGTGTAGCTGACCCCGTATAACATTCTTTCTACGTTTTCGGAGGTTTCATGTCGGTTCAACACCCTATCATCGCAGTAACTGGCTCATCAGGGGCCGGTACAACCACAACCAGTCAGGCTCTACGGCATATTTTCCGCTCGCTAGATGTTGAAGCTGCCTGTGTGGAAGGTGATAGCTTTCATCGTTATTCCCGACCTGAAATGGAACTAGCGATTCGTAAGGCGCAAGAGCAAGGACGACACATTAGCTATTTCGGTTCTGAAGCGAATGATTTCACCCGACTTGAAGCGTTATTCCGCGAGTATGGCGCAACCGGCAACGGCGAAGTTCGACGTTATTTACACAACTTCGATGATGCCGTTCCATACAATCAAGTACCTGGCACTTTTACACCATGGGAGCCGCTACCGAAAGATACCGATTTATTGTTCTACGAAGGCTTGCATGGCGGCGTGGTTGGCGAAGGCTACGATGTTGCACAGCATGTCGACTTACTTATTGGCATGGTGCCAATTGTAAACCTTGAGTGGATACAAAAGTTATTGCGCGACACCTCGGAGCGGGGTCATTCGCGAGAGGCTGTGACGCAAAGTATTGTGCGCAGTATGGAAGATTATATTCATCACATAGTGCCTCAGTTTTCGCGCACTCATATCAACTTTCAACGGGTACCAACCGTAGACACATCCAATCCATTTAGTGCAAAAGACATTCCGTCACTGGATGAAAGTTTTGTGGTGATTCGCTTCCGCGGCATGAAGAATGTCGACTACCCATATTATCTACGCATGATTGACGGAGCATTTATGTCGCGTATGAATACCTTGGTAGTGCCGGGAGGCAAAATGGTTTTTGCCATGGAGCTGATATTAGCCCCGCTAATTGAAGAAATTTTGGAAAAACAGCGCGGTATTAAATAACCGCGCTTAAAGCCAGATACTTTGATATTCAGCACCGCGATCCTGCGCCAATAGTGGTGTCAAATAATCCATAATTTCATTTACTTGCTGCGTCAAACCAAACGGCGGATTAATAAAAAGCATACCGCAGCCATTCAGTTTTGTTCTGTCTACCGCAGTGCGAATGAGCAGGTCAACCGCAAATACTTTTTCAACCCCATTAATTGCTTTCACTTTTTGATGAAAATCGCCAATGGCTAACGGGTCTTTAATTGGATACCACACAGCATAAATACCGTTCGCCCAGCGTCGCACACCATCGGTCAGAGCACGTACTACTTGATCGAATTCATCACGCTGCTCAAACGGTGGATCAATAAGCACCATGCCACGCTTTTGTGGCGGCGGCAGTAACGCTTTGATTGCACCATAACCATTGGTGTGCTCTAACACCTTGATTTGTTTAGCTGCGGGAAATTCATTACGTACGTTTTCAGCTAAGGCGCCGCTGTCTTGCGGATGCATTTCACAGAGCGTTAAACTGTCTTGCGGACGCAAGTGTTGTGCACTAAACCACGGCGAGCCAGGATACCAGCGGAGCTCGTCTGGACTATTTACTTCTTTGACAAAATTGACATAGCGCTGAATGGCGGCAGGTAAATCGTCGCGCGCTAATAAACGCGCGATACCGTCAACCGCTTCACCGGTTTTTTGTGCTTGTTCACCCTGTAGGTCATACATACCAATACCAGCATGCGTATCAAGCAGCCAAAACGGCTTCTCTTTCTGCTGCAGATAATCCAACGCGACACACTGAAGAACGTGCTTTAAAACATCGGCAAAGTTGCCGGCATGGTAACTATGCCGATAATTCATTTAAGCGTTCTCACCGTCAGTTTTGATGGTAAAGCTATGAGTAACGTTTACCGACGCCTCAAGCATCTTCGCGACTGAGCAGTACTTGTCTGCCGACAACGCCACGGCGCGCTCTACATGCTTCTCAGCAACATCTGTGCCGGTGACAATGAAATGAAGATGCACGTCGGTAAACACCGCAGGAACTGCGTCGGCTCGCTCACCTTTCACTTCACATTGAACACCGGTCACTTGCTGACGCGCTTTTTCTAAAATACTAACCACATCAACGGAGGAGCACCCACCAGCGGCCATCAACACCAACTCCATTGGGCTTGCCGCTTCGGCTTTGTTACCGTCCATTGTCACCGCATGGCCTGAGCCAGATTTAGCCTCAAACACTAAACCGTCACGCCAATTTACTGTTGCATGCATGGTCGCCGCCATCGATAACTCCTCGCTTTATAGTTGGTTAGAATTTTAGCCCTGGCGCTAATTTCTCTGGCAAGCTGACATGGTCAGCTTCCACCGAAGCAACTGGGTATGCACAGTAATCAGCGGCATAATAGGCGCTAGCACGGTGATTACCGCTCGCACCAATGCCGCCGAATGGCGCCGCGCTGCTGGCTCCAGTGATTGGCTTATTCCAGTTCACAATACCGGCACGAATACGCTTGAAGAAATAACGATATGTTTCTTCGCTGTCGCACAAAATACCCGCTGAAAGGCCATATTTCGTGTTATTCGCTTCTTCAATTGCCGCATCAAGATCAGTGTAACGATAGACTTTCACTAACGGACCAAAATGCTCAATATCTGGCATCTCAGTCACGTTGGTCACGTCTAATATACCTGGTGTCACGAAACCTAAGTTGTGGTCTTTCTGTAACATCTTCAACAAAACTTTAGCGCCCGCATCAATCAAATCATTTTGCGCTTTCACCATATCTGCAGCTGCTTTTGCCGAGATCATCGCACCCATAAATGGCTGTGGATCTGCTTCATAGTCGCCAACTTGAATATTTTCAGAAACTTCAATCAGGCGCTTCAATATTGCATCGCCTTGCGGGCTTTTCTCGATAAACAAGCGACGAGCACAGGTACAACGCTGCCCTGAAGTGATGAAGGCTGATTGCACGATATCGTGCACCGCAGCATCAATGTCAGCAACATCCTTAACGATAAGTGGGTTATTACCGCCCATTTCAAGCGCTAAAATTTTATCTGGGCGCCCAGCAAAGAGTTTGTGGAGCACATGACCTGTGTTCGATGAACCAGTGAAGAATAAGCCATCAATTTGTGGGTGCGCCGACAACGCTTTACCAGTATCAACCAAACCTTGAACTAAGTTCAGTACACCGTTCGGAATACCCGCTTTTTCCCACATTTTCACCGTAAACTCAGCCACCTTAGGCGTCATTTCACTTGGCTTGAAAATCACTGTATTACCCGCCAATAACGACGGTACAATATGACCGTTTGGTAAGTGGCCCGGGAAGTTATATGGCCCGTATACCGCAACAACGCCATGTGGTTTGTGACGCACAAACGCCTTTGCGCCTGGCATCGCGTTTTCGACGGTACCTGTGCGCTCGTGGTAAGCACGCTCAGAAATAGCCACTTTGCCGATCATCGCAGCAACTTCGGTCAACGTTTCCCACACTGGCTTGCCGGTTTCTTCAGCAATGATGTGCGCAAATTTTTGTTTATTTTCTTCTAATAATTCAGCAAAACGCTTACAAATCGCTAAACGGTCCTCGAAGCTTTTATCGGCCCACGCAACAAACGCGGCGCGCGCAGCCATTACTGCAGCATCAACCTGTTCATCCGTGGCCGCTTTGGCTTCCCAAATAATTTCATTGCGAGCTGGATTAATTGATTTAAATAACTCGCCTTCTCCGGCAACCCAGTTGCCATTGATATATAAATTCTGTTCAGACATTAGTTTGCTCCTGTCAATGTGACAAATCGAACGTAATCGCCTTCTTGCACACGCAGCGCAGCCGCCGCTTCGGCATCAATAATGACGTGTTCGTGCTGATCATCAAGTTGTGCTTGAATGGCACGAA from Pseudidiomarina andamanensis includes:
- a CDS encoding efflux RND transporter permease subunit, whose translation is MLLSDVSVKRPVFASVVNILLIVFGIVAFTMLPLREYPDIDPPVVSIDTSYTGASADIVETQITQVIEDRISGIEGIKNINSSSRNGRSRISIEFELSRDIDAAANDVRDRVSRVLDNLPEQVDPPEVSKANSDESTIVWYNLRSETMSVLELTDYADRYIADRLSVVDGVARVQLGGERRYAMRIWLDRDAMAARNITVTDIESRLRSENVELPAGEVESIDREFTVRVARTYLTPEHFKRLTIKRGDNGQLVRLAEVARIEMGSENDKTDFRGNGINMIGIGIIKQSKANTLEVVDNVKKEIDTISQTLPETMFIVPSYDSSIFIKGSIDEVYNTLGIAMGLVVVVIYMFLGNIRATLIPALTVPVAVIASYIALFAMGFSINLLTLLALVLAIGLVVDDSIVVLENIYRRIEAGEPPLLAAYRGAREVGFAVVATTLVLISVFVPLAFLDGNIGQLFTEFALAIAAAVAFSSIAALTLSPMLSSKILHKKERSSKFGQIIDKVFAWVESGYVRVLKRTLVYPWMSAALIILAGVLSYGMMQFVEQEFVPPEDRGTFYVMVRSEEGASFESNSANMREIESILMPYIDQGKIDRLIIRSPGWGNSAGVAIVGAVPFEEREWSTFELMDEVSKQLNNVTGVRAFAFMRSGISGGNGRPVQFVLQGNTYEQLAAYRDIVIEKASQNPNLMDLDSDYKATLPQLLIRINQERASDLGVSVGDIGRTLETMLGQRRATTYLDRGEEYDVILEGERSDYRSPTAIDNIYVRSNSSNQLIPLSNLVTVEEQATSGSLNRYNRMRSITIEANLAEGYSLGEALAYLEEIVRTELPDDVSIDYKGESQMYKESGSSVIFVFVLALLVAYLVLAAQFESFVHPLVIMLMVPIAFLGAIIGLYVTGMTINIYSQIGIVMLIGLAAKNGILIVEFTNQLRDAGMKFDEAIVKGAQQRLRPIVMTAFTTLMSAVPLILGSGPGAESRMVIGTVIFAGVALSAFLTIFIIPSLYALLAQNTTSPEAVAHELATLEQQHPDNKGN
- a CDS encoding efflux RND transporter periplasmic adaptor subunit; protein product: MAARNLFNPITIILVLVAAAAAYFFGFADPNAGKEERPQNAVPVRVQSAQISEFRDVIEALGTAQANESIVVTAQAQDIVMAVHFDDGDVVKAGDVLVELDSREENAVVQELKFRLAEANRQYQRLVDLRRQNAASQQQLEAQDVLVKEIIAELEVAETRLAQKRIVAPFDGRLGIRHVSVGSLVSPGEQITTLDDVTPIKLDFNVPELFFASLRVGQAVAARSGAYPGEEFRGEIRSIDSRVDPLTRSILVRATLPNDDNKLRPGMLLRVNLLRSVDETMILPEKAIVPINDRTYVYVIDENNIAHQTLVTLGRRKPGIVEVIEGIKPGDKIVTEGMVRLRDGVAVTVREG
- the hemE gene encoding uroporphyrinogen decarboxylase, translating into MSEAKSELKNDLYLRALLRQPTERTPIWMMRQAGRYLPEYREVRKQAGDFMALCKNAELACEVTLQPLRRFPLDAAILFSDILTIPDAMGLGLYFETGEGPKFERPVRDIASIQKLGVPDPEQELRYVMDAVRTIRRELNGQVPLIGFSGSPWTLATYMVEGGSTKNFSEVKKLMFSEPEAMHLLLDKLAQSVTSYLNAQIAAGAQAVMIFDTWGGVLSPRDYREFSLKYMQQIVNGLTRHADGRQVPVTLFTKNGGAWLGDMAATGCDALGVDWTTDLGTARAAVNDKVALQGNMDPSVLYAPPARIEAEVATILESYGHGHGHVFNLGHGIHPEVNPDHAAAFIEAVHKLSPAYHK
- the nudC gene encoding NAD(+) diphosphatase, with the translated sequence MTKPYQRPAQDEPVWWFVISGGELLMTEAKQIPHGLLEDLPLPDLNEYKTVFIGELRERHCYLVIADFGDTNFTAVGEFLSVRELIIGSDDELFAMAARAKQIADFLATHRFCGRCGARMQAVDWEIAMHCHSCQHRCYPRISPCIIVAIRKNNQILLARGKRHPEGLYSVLAGFVEAGEPLEQTLVREVMEEAGVRIKNPRYVASQSWPFPNSLMIGFIAEWESGDIRIDPFELEEGGWYDINKLPRIPQEGTIANKLIMRLKAEIDQERKS
- the rsd gene encoding sigma D regulator; translated protein: MLKRNEQAKQRWGGAHAAVDTWLQERQAMLIEYFKLAGLPPYEREAHALPATQNITHFCELLMDYISAGHFEVFDTIIRNSQKAPESTRELADELFPLIGDTTEIALDFNDNYGDVTPESELNGFDRDLSNLGEALELRMEFEDRLLNTLEQHQLL
- a CDS encoding FKBP-type peptidyl-prolyl cis-trans isomerase, which gives rise to MKQFKKPLALTIIALAVTGCMQQEKFPVSEAAPEAEQDKMAYAFGSTLGEYVGETLERQEQAEFVLNRELVIAGFVDAIKGDAKISQAEAEELITTMQTQIAEQTATVIGGKAQAEGEAYQAENANKEGVTVTESGLQYEVLQEGPEGGAQPAATDLVEVHYHGTLVNGEVFDSSVERGEPLVLPLNRVIAGWTEGVQLMSVGDKYRFVIPSDLAYGERGAGNGQIPPNSTLIFEVELLNIVDPEATEEEADVEIDAKQ
- a CDS encoding SlyX family protein, which gives rise to MAAQHEHDLSRRIADLESQLAFQEDTIETLNQLVTQQAGELQHLQRKMQLMAEKFQQMSDRDGGTSTDPADDIPPHY
- a CDS encoding phosphoribulokinase produces the protein MSVQHPIIAVTGSSGAGTTTTSQALRHIFRSLDVEAACVEGDSFHRYSRPEMELAIRKAQEQGRHISYFGSEANDFTRLEALFREYGATGNGEVRRYLHNFDDAVPYNQVPGTFTPWEPLPKDTDLLFYEGLHGGVVGEGYDVAQHVDLLIGMVPIVNLEWIQKLLRDTSERGHSREAVTQSIVRSMEDYIHHIVPQFSRTHINFQRVPTVDTSNPFSAKDIPSLDESFVVIRFRGMKNVDYPYYLRMIDGAFMSRMNTLVVPGGKMVFAMELILAPLIEEILEKQRGIK
- a CDS encoding 23S rRNA (adenine(2030)-N(6))-methyltransferase RlmJ: MNYRHSYHAGNFADVLKHVLQCVALDYLQQKEKPFWLLDTHAGIGMYDLQGEQAQKTGEAVDGIARLLARDDLPAAIQRYVNFVKEVNSPDELRWYPGSPWFSAQHLRPQDSLTLCEMHPQDSGALAENVRNEFPAAKQIKVLEHTNGYGAIKALLPPPQKRGMVLIDPPFEQRDEFDQVVRALTDGVRRWANGIYAVWYPIKDPLAIGDFHQKVKAINGVEKVFAVDLLIRTAVDRTKLNGCGMLFINPPFGLTQQVNEIMDYLTPLLAQDRGAEYQSIWL
- a CDS encoding OsmC family protein, which gives rise to MHATVNWRDGLVFEAKSGSGHAVTMDGNKAEAASPMELVLMAAGGCSSVDVVSILEKARQQVTGVQCEVKGERADAVPAVFTDVHLHFIVTGTDVAEKHVERAVALSADKYCSVAKMLEASVNVTHSFTIKTDGENA